A window from Deltaproteobacteria bacterium encodes these proteins:
- a CDS encoding Stp1/IreP family PP2C-type Ser/Thr phosphatase: MHWESAGATDVGRKRTHNEDVFLIREDLGLFIVCDGMGGHSAGEVAAGIAAQTMAEFFEGCQRDPEGTWPYKPDRGQDDFEGRINVAMRLANRRIREAAEQDAKRKNMGTTGVVLWMTATETFVGWTGDSRAYLFHNGKLSQVTEDHSLISEMIRAGKLSPAEVDSFQYKNVITRAMGPSETVKPDVRRVDMQPGDVMMLCCDGVHGLIKDDQLQQIMASTQNLGSCAKVIVDAANANGGTDNITTVLVRRK; this comes from the coding sequence ATGCACTGGGAATCCGCTGGCGCGACCGACGTCGGACGCAAGCGCACCCACAACGAAGACGTCTTCCTCATCCGCGAGGATCTGGGGCTCTTCATCGTGTGCGACGGCATGGGCGGCCACTCCGCGGGTGAGGTCGCCGCGGGCATCGCCGCGCAGACCATGGCCGAGTTCTTCGAGGGCTGCCAGCGCGACCCCGAAGGCACCTGGCCCTACAAACCCGACCGCGGCCAGGACGACTTCGAAGGCCGCATCAACGTGGCCATGCGGCTCGCCAACCGCCGCATCCGCGAGGCCGCCGAGCAGGACGCCAAGCGCAAGAACATGGGCACCACCGGCGTGGTGCTGTGGATGACCGCCACCGAGACCTTCGTCGGCTGGACGGGCGACTCGCGCGCGTACCTCTTCCACAACGGCAAGCTCAGCCAGGTGACCGAGGATCACTCGCTCATCAGCGAGATGATCCGCGCGGGCAAGCTCAGCCCGGCCGAGGTGGATTCGTTCCAGTACAAGAACGTCATCACCCGCGCCATGGGCCCCAGCGAGACGGTGAAGCCCGACGTGCGCCGCGTGGACATGCAGCCCGGCGACGTGATGATGCTCTGCTGCGACGGCGTCCACGGCCTCATCAAGGACGACCAGCTCCAGCAGATCATGGCCTCGACCCAGAACCTGGGCTCGTGCGCCAAGGTGATCGTCGACGCCGCCAATGCCAACGGCGGCACCGACAACATCACCACCGTGCTGGTGCGCCGGAAGTAG
- a CDS encoding CPBP family intramembrane metalloprotease — MPEGQDALAAPVARAPTLGERLAALFPGLDRTSLIVIVVAALDLLVSSYEGSTGFFDAKLRPHLHLASHADSVISHVWWFGTAFVLLLLIPLLVSKLAGGPSARELGLGVGDWRLGLKVSLGLLALMVPIVAIAARSPAFNQQYPFCADALSSWRLLIVYELGYLAYFIAWEFIFRGWMLFGLAPRLGPGLAIVLQALPFSLMHTGKPELEAYGSILAGLALGALAWRTRSMWYGAALHGLVALAMDLFAGAHRAGVLHHG, encoded by the coding sequence ATGCCCGAGGGCCAGGACGCGCTCGCTGCGCCCGTCGCGCGCGCGCCCACGCTCGGCGAACGCCTGGCCGCGCTCTTTCCGGGGCTCGATCGCACGAGCTTGATCGTCATCGTGGTCGCCGCGCTCGACCTGCTGGTCTCGAGCTACGAGGGCTCCACCGGCTTCTTCGACGCCAAGCTGCGCCCGCACCTCCACCTCGCGAGCCACGCGGACTCGGTCATCTCGCACGTGTGGTGGTTCGGCACCGCGTTCGTGCTGCTGCTGCTGATTCCGCTGCTCGTGAGCAAGCTCGCGGGCGGCCCGTCGGCGCGTGAGCTCGGCCTCGGCGTTGGCGACTGGCGGCTCGGATTGAAAGTGAGTCTCGGTCTGCTCGCGCTGATGGTGCCCATCGTGGCCATCGCCGCGAGGAGCCCCGCCTTCAATCAGCAATACCCGTTCTGCGCCGATGCGCTCTCGAGCTGGCGGCTGCTCATCGTCTACGAGCTCGGCTACCTGGCCTACTTCATCGCCTGGGAGTTCATCTTCCGCGGGTGGATGCTCTTCGGCCTCGCGCCGCGGCTCGGGCCGGGACTGGCCATCGTCCTCCAGGCGCTGCCGTTCTCGCTGATGCACACCGGCAAGCCCGAGCTCGAGGCGTACGGCTCGATTCTCGCGGGACTGGCGCTGGGCGCCCTCGCCTGGCGCACGCGATCGATGTGGTACGGCGCGGCGTTGCACGGCCTGGTGGCGCTGGCGATGGACCTCTTCGCCGGCGCGCACCGAGCGGGCGTGCTGCACCACGGCTGA
- the eno gene encoding phosphopyruvate hydratase — protein MSTIVAVKGREILDSRGNPTVEVDIALESGVVATAAVPSGASTGEHEAVELRDGDKKRYGGKGVLKAVEHVNNQLAQVANGMESSDQAALDRALKAADGTPNKGKLGANAILGVSMAAARATAMELGVPLYRYLGGTNARRLPVPMLNILNGGAHAANNVDFQEFMVMPVGAPSFKEALRWGAEIFATLKTILKGKGLATGVGDEGGFAPDLKSNDEAIELVLQAIDKAGFKAGTEVAIALDPAASEFFADGKYVFKKSDKRTLTSNEMVDYWAAWAAKYPIVSLEDGLGENDWAGWKNITDKLGKSLQLVGDDLFVTNAAFLQKGISEKAGNAILIKVNQIGTVTETLETIDLAQKNGYRYVTSHRSGETEDTFIADLAVACGGGQIKTGSACRSERVAKYNRLLRIEEELGADAIFDAKTVKRG, from the coding sequence ATGAGCACGATCGTCGCGGTGAAGGGCCGGGAGATCCTCGATTCACGCGGCAACCCCACGGTCGAGGTGGACATCGCGCTCGAGAGCGGCGTGGTGGCCACGGCGGCGGTCCCCTCGGGCGCTTCGACGGGCGAGCACGAGGCCGTCGAGCTCCGCGACGGCGACAAGAAGCGCTACGGCGGCAAGGGCGTGCTCAAGGCCGTGGAGCACGTGAACAACCAGCTCGCCCAGGTCGCCAACGGCATGGAGAGCTCGGACCAGGCGGCGCTCGACCGCGCCCTCAAGGCCGCCGACGGCACGCCCAACAAGGGCAAGCTCGGCGCCAACGCGATCCTCGGCGTGTCCATGGCGGCCGCGCGCGCCACCGCGATGGAGCTCGGCGTTCCGCTCTATCGCTACCTCGGCGGCACCAACGCGCGCCGGCTGCCCGTGCCGATGCTGAACATCCTCAATGGCGGCGCGCACGCGGCGAACAACGTCGACTTCCAGGAGTTCATGGTGATGCCGGTGGGCGCGCCGAGCTTCAAGGAGGCGCTGCGCTGGGGCGCGGAGATCTTCGCCACGCTGAAGACCATCCTCAAGGGCAAGGGCCTGGCCACGGGCGTGGGCGACGAGGGCGGCTTCGCGCCGGACCTCAAGAGCAACGACGAGGCCATCGAGCTGGTGCTCCAGGCCATCGACAAGGCGGGCTTCAAGGCCGGCACCGAGGTGGCCATCGCGCTCGACCCGGCCGCGAGCGAGTTCTTCGCCGACGGCAAGTACGTCTTCAAGAAGAGCGACAAGCGCACGCTCACCTCGAACGAGATGGTGGACTACTGGGCCGCCTGGGCCGCGAAGTATCCGATCGTCTCGCTCGAGGACGGCCTCGGCGAGAACGACTGGGCCGGCTGGAAGAACATCACCGACAAGCTGGGCAAGAGCCTGCAGCTCGTGGGCGACGACCTCTTCGTCACCAACGCCGCTTTCTTGCAGAAGGGCATCAGCGAGAAGGCGGGCAACGCCATCCTCATCAAGGTGAACCAGATCGGCACCGTGACCGAGACGCTGGAGACCATCGACCTCGCGCAGAAGAACGGCTACCGCTACGTGACCAGCCACCGCTCGGGCGAGACCGAGGACACCTTCATCGCGGACCTCGCCGTGGCCTGTGGCGGCGGGCAGATCAAGACCGGCTCGGCCTGCCGCAGCGAGCGCGTGGCCAAGTACAACCGGCTGCTGCGCATCGAAGAGGAGCTCGGCGCGGACGCCATCTTCGATGCGAAGACCGTGAAGCGCGGCTAG
- the argJ gene encoding bifunctional glutamate N-acetyltransferase/amino-acid acetyltransferase ArgJ, with the protein MKTPIGFRFSGTHAGIKPTRRDLALVVSDFPAAAAGCFTQNLAKAAPVIDAEQRLPASNVRAVVINSGNANALTGPIGLEDVKVACGAVAKALDVPAASVLSASTGVIGVRMPVEKLVNAAPALVGALSIAPQAAAEAIMTTDTRIKMAARTVVVGGKDVTLAAICKGSGMIAPQLATMIAVVTTDCAISPQLLDLALRNAMGGSFNSLTVDGDMSTNDAVFAMANGQAQNAPIVDPGPAFTAFSNALNSLCEELAREIAADGEGATKLLEVKLAGAPTVEIARDVAKAIAGSSLVKAAMFGADPNWGRILATVGARAGSQGFSLDPQKAHVRIQGLDVFQNGAPALADASTLKSRMRGPQVLVEVKLAEGDAQATAWGCDLSYDYVKINADYTSLIVQTPDGGVAKDDRLTNYSPTFKRTLLVEALSYISKFAGKRCVVKYGGAAMLKESLKKSFCEDIKLLKSVGLQPIVVHGGGPEISRTLEQLGGGKPEFIDGVRVTSASDVKVVEMVLTGQVNTELVTLLNQDGAHAIGLSGKDGALLRARKLVADHGRDLGQVGEITSVNKNVLEMLLSQGYVPVVSPVGLGEDGASYNINADQAAAEVAIAVGASKLIYLTDVAGILDRGELVSELSARDLEKQLAGDSISGGMKVKTQSILKALQNNVERVHVIDGRTPHSVIAELFTDRGVGTLITLN; encoded by the coding sequence ATGAAGACCCCCATCGGCTTCCGCTTCTCCGGCACGCACGCGGGCATCAAGCCCACCCGCCGCGACCTCGCGCTCGTGGTGAGCGACTTCCCCGCCGCCGCCGCCGGCTGCTTCACCCAGAACCTGGCCAAGGCCGCGCCCGTCATCGACGCGGAGCAGCGCCTGCCCGCCTCCAACGTGCGCGCGGTGGTCATCAACAGCGGCAACGCGAACGCCCTCACCGGCCCCATCGGCCTCGAGGACGTGAAGGTGGCGTGCGGCGCGGTCGCCAAGGCGTTGGATGTGCCGGCCGCGTCGGTGTTGAGCGCGTCGACGGGCGTCATCGGCGTGCGCATGCCGGTGGAGAAGCTCGTGAACGCCGCGCCCGCGCTGGTCGGTGCGCTCTCGATCGCGCCGCAGGCCGCGGCCGAGGCCATCATGACCACCGACACGCGCATCAAGATGGCCGCGCGCACGGTCGTCGTGGGCGGCAAGGACGTGACGCTCGCCGCCATCTGCAAGGGCTCGGGCATGATCGCGCCGCAGCTCGCGACGATGATCGCCGTGGTCACCACCGACTGCGCCATCTCGCCGCAGCTCCTCGACCTCGCGCTGCGCAATGCGATGGGCGGCAGCTTCAACAGCCTCACCGTCGACGGCGACATGAGCACCAACGACGCCGTGTTCGCGATGGCGAACGGCCAGGCGCAGAACGCGCCCATCGTCGACCCGGGGCCTGCGTTCACCGCCTTCAGCAACGCGCTCAACTCGCTCTGCGAGGAGCTCGCGCGCGAGATCGCCGCTGACGGCGAAGGCGCGACCAAGCTCCTCGAGGTGAAGCTGGCCGGCGCGCCGACCGTGGAGATCGCGCGCGATGTGGCGAAGGCCATCGCTGGTTCGTCGCTGGTGAAGGCCGCGATGTTCGGCGCCGATCCGAACTGGGGCCGCATCCTCGCTACCGTGGGCGCGCGCGCGGGCTCGCAGGGCTTCTCGCTCGATCCGCAGAAGGCCCACGTCCGCATCCAGGGCCTGGACGTTTTCCAGAATGGCGCACCCGCGCTCGCCGACGCGTCCACGCTCAAGAGCCGCATGCGCGGCCCTCAAGTCCTCGTCGAGGTGAAGCTCGCCGAGGGCGACGCGCAGGCGACCGCGTGGGGCTGCGACCTCAGCTACGACTACGTGAAGATCAACGCCGACTACACCTCGCTCATCGTGCAGACGCCCGACGGCGGAGTGGCCAAGGACGACCGGCTCACCAACTACAGCCCGACCTTCAAGCGCACGCTGCTGGTGGAGGCGCTCTCGTACATCAGCAAGTTCGCGGGCAAGCGCTGCGTGGTGAAGTACGGCGGCGCGGCGATGCTCAAGGAGTCGCTCAAGAAGAGCTTCTGCGAGGACATCAAGCTGCTGAAGAGCGTGGGCCTGCAGCCCATCGTGGTCCACGGCGGCGGCCCGGAGATCAGCCGGACGCTCGAGCAGCTCGGCGGCGGCAAGCCCGAGTTCATCGACGGCGTGCGAGTGACCAGCGCCAGCGACGTGAAGGTGGTGGAGATGGTGCTCACCGGCCAGGTGAACACCGAGCTGGTGACGCTGCTCAACCAGGACGGCGCCCACGCCATCGGCCTCAGCGGCAAGGACGGCGCCCTCCTCCGCGCCCGCAAGCTCGTGGCCGATCACGGGCGCGACCTCGGCCAGGTGGGCGAGATCACCAGTGTTAACAAGAATGTTTTGGAGATGCTGCTCTCGCAGGGCTACGTGCCGGTGGTCTCGCCGGTGGGCCTGGGCGAAGACGGCGCGAGCTACAACATCAACGCCGACCAGGCTGCGGCCGAGGTCGCGATCGCCGTCGGCGCCAGCAAGCTCATCTACCTGACCGACGTGGCCGGCATCCTCGACCGCGGCGAGCTCGTCTCCGAGCTCAGCGCGCGCGACCTCGAGAAGCAGCTCGCGGGCGACTCGATCAGCGGCGGCATGAAGGTGAAGACCCAGTCGATCCTCAAGGCTCTGCAGAACAACGTGGAGCGGGTGCACGTCATCGACGGGCGCACGCCACACAGCGTGATCGCGGAGCTCTTCACCGACCGCGGCGTCGGCACGCTCATCACCCTGAACTGA
- a CDS encoding glutamate--tRNA ligase — MTAPRVRFAPSPTGYLHIGGARTALFNWLYARRFGGKFILRMEDTDRERSTQASVQAILDGLTWLGIDWDEGPGKGGPFGPYFQTERVDTYKKHADQLIAAGKAYRCYCTMEELKARREVAEKQKRQYKYEGTCRNRTDQPDKPFVVRFKMPSTEGSVGFNDLVNGQITKTYDDLDDWVMLRADGIPLYNYGCVLDDHLMDITLVVRGQEHINSTFPQLMLYQALGWTPPKFAHLPLILGPNREKLSKRLHPEADVMLHKKEGILPEALLNYIVRLGWSHGNDEVISREQMTQWFDFDHVGNTSGVWDPAKLKWINEQWLKTLPVERVANELKPFVTELGITATDAQLQLAVKAFRERAASLKEMAEKAAPYLKPGGVTFDEKAATKFLTADSKPHLLAVQEKLKTTPAIDAATVDGWVKEISEKASVGMGKVAQPLRVAVTGGTVSPGIGDTVCLIGREESLKRLEAAIAKIG, encoded by the coding sequence ATGACCGCCCCTCGCGTCCGCTTCGCGCCCTCGCCCACCGGCTACCTGCACATCGGCGGGGCCCGCACCGCGCTCTTCAACTGGCTCTACGCCCGCCGCTTCGGCGGCAAGTTCATCCTCCGCATGGAGGACACTGACCGCGAGCGCTCCACGCAAGCGAGCGTGCAAGCCATCCTCGACGGCCTCACCTGGCTGGGCATCGACTGGGACGAGGGCCCCGGCAAGGGCGGCCCCTTCGGCCCGTACTTCCAGACCGAGCGCGTGGACACCTACAAGAAGCACGCGGACCAGCTCATCGCCGCCGGCAAGGCGTACCGCTGCTACTGCACCATGGAGGAGCTCAAGGCGCGCCGCGAGGTCGCCGAGAAGCAGAAGCGCCAGTACAAGTACGAGGGCACCTGCCGCAACCGCACCGACCAGCCCGACAAGCCGTTCGTGGTGCGCTTCAAGATGCCCAGCACCGAGGGCTCGGTCGGCTTTAACGATTTGGTTAACGGTCAGATCACCAAGACCTACGACGACCTCGACGACTGGGTGATGCTCCGCGCCGACGGCATCCCGCTCTACAACTACGGCTGCGTGCTCGATGACCACCTGATGGACATCACGCTGGTGGTCCGCGGTCAGGAGCACATCAACTCCACCTTCCCGCAGCTCATGCTGTACCAGGCGCTCGGCTGGACGCCGCCCAAGTTCGCGCACCTGCCGCTCATCCTCGGGCCCAACCGCGAGAAGCTCTCCAAGCGCCTCCACCCCGAGGCGGACGTGATGCTCCACAAGAAGGAGGGCATCCTCCCCGAGGCGCTGCTGAACTACATCGTGCGGCTGGGCTGGAGCCACGGGAACGACGAGGTCATCTCGCGCGAGCAGATGACCCAGTGGTTCGACTTCGACCACGTGGGCAACACGTCCGGCGTGTGGGATCCCGCGAAGCTCAAGTGGATCAACGAGCAGTGGCTGAAGACGCTGCCCGTGGAGCGTGTCGCGAATGAGCTCAAGCCGTTCGTGACCGAGCTGGGCATCACCGCCACCGACGCGCAGCTCCAGCTCGCGGTGAAGGCGTTCCGCGAGCGCGCCGCGTCGCTCAAGGAGATGGCCGAGAAGGCCGCGCCGTATTTGAAGCCCGGCGGCGTCACCTTCGACGAGAAGGCCGCCACCAAGTTCCTCACCGCGGATTCGAAGCCGCACCTGCTCGCCGTGCAGGAGAAGCTGAAGACCACGCCCGCGATCGACGCGGCTACTGTCGACGGCTGGGTGAAGGAGATCTCCGAGAAGGCCAGCGTGGGCATGGGCAAGGTGGCCCAGCCGCTGCGCGTGGCCGTCACGGGCGGCACGGTCAGCCCGGGCATCGGTGACACGGTCTGCCTCATCGGCCGCGAGGAGTCGCTGAAGCGGCTCGAGGCCGCGATCGCCAAGATCGGATGA
- the argC gene encoding N-acetyl-gamma-glutamyl-phosphate reductase, translating into MHTQTRHAVGVIGASGYSGVELTRILANHPNVELKLLASDRWVGETVEKRLQLDGALGRLRYSPLANADAFVGGLDAVLLATPAEASLELAPKLLARGVRVVDLSGAFRLTDAALYPLHYGFAHTSRNLLGEAIYGQPERQRDAIRSAKLVANPGCFPTAATLALAPLLNAKLLANDRLIIDACSGVTGAGRKATEEFSFGEIESDFRAYKVLRHQHTPEISQVLGDANVTFTAHLLPLKRGILATCHARLAPGVDAGAVMNEYAHAYAGEPFVRVLGSADEVGLKAVVGTNRCLIGASVSGDSLVVTSAIDNLVKGAAGQAVQNLNLMLGLEETTGLLGLRAFNP; encoded by the coding sequence ATGCATACCCAAACGCGACATGCAGTGGGCGTCATCGGGGCCTCGGGCTACTCGGGCGTGGAGCTCACGCGCATCCTGGCCAACCACCCCAACGTGGAGCTCAAGCTGCTCGCGAGCGACCGCTGGGTGGGCGAGACCGTGGAGAAGCGGCTGCAGCTCGACGGCGCGCTCGGCCGGCTCCGCTATTCGCCGCTCGCCAACGCCGACGCCTTCGTGGGCGGGCTGGACGCCGTCCTTCTGGCGACGCCGGCCGAGGCCTCGCTGGAGCTCGCGCCCAAGCTGCTCGCGCGTGGCGTGAGGGTGGTGGACCTGTCCGGCGCGTTCCGCCTGACCGACGCGGCGCTGTACCCGCTCCACTACGGCTTCGCGCACACCTCGCGAAATCTCCTCGGAGAAGCGATCTACGGGCAGCCCGAGCGTCAGCGCGACGCGATCCGCTCGGCGAAGCTCGTCGCGAACCCGGGCTGCTTCCCGACCGCGGCCACGCTGGCCCTCGCGCCGCTGCTCAACGCCAAGCTGCTCGCGAATGATCGGCTGATCATCGACGCGTGCTCGGGTGTCACCGGCGCCGGCCGCAAGGCGACCGAGGAGTTCAGCTTCGGCGAGATCGAGTCCGACTTCCGCGCATACAAGGTCCTGCGCCACCAGCACACGCCGGAGATCAGCCAGGTGCTCGGCGACGCCAATGTGACGTTCACCGCGCACCTGTTGCCCCTCAAGCGCGGCATCCTCGCCACCTGCCACGCGCGGCTGGCTCCCGGAGTCGACGCCGGGGCCGTCATGAATGAATATGCACACGCTTATGCAGGTGAGCCGTTCGTGCGCGTGCTGGGCTCGGCGGATGAAGTCGGGTTGAAGGCCGTCGTCGGCACCAACCGCTGCCTCATCGGAGCCTCGGTCAGCGGCGATTCGCTCGTCGTCACCTCCGCCATCGACAACCTCGTGAAGGGCGCCGCCGGTCAAGCGGTGCAGAACCTCAACCTCATGCTGGGCCTCGAGGAGACCACCGGTCTCCTGGGCCTCCGGGCGTTCAATCCATGA